Genomic window (Phragmites australis chromosome 5, lpPhrAust1.1, whole genome shotgun sequence):
CGAGTTCAAACTGACATAAACCAAACTCTTGCTTTAGTGAAAAAGCTTGATTCAGAGAAAGGTATTGTTGGGAACATCCTGTCAACTGATGACAAGCCTAATGTTGACAAATCACATGTCTTATCCATGGGGCCTATAGTTTTTGTCCGGGGTTTAAATATTGTCAAGGGCCTTGAAGGTGTTGAGCTCCTAGACACTCTCCTTACTTATTTGTGGCGTGTCCATGGTGTTGATTACTATGGCATGTCTGAGATGAAATACGCAAAAGGTTTTCGTCATGTGAGAGCTGAAAACAAGAGTACCAGTATGTCTAACATTGATGCTGCTGATTGGGAGAAGAAACTGGATTCCTTCTGGGAAGATAGactgatgagtggtgaggatccTCTAGTTGTATTGACTGCCAAGGACAAAATTGATGCAGCAACTGTTGAAGTTCTAGAACCTTATGTCAGAAAAGTTAGGGATGAGAAGTACGTCTGGACGTTTGGTTGTGGAGCCAAGGGATGTGCAAAGCTTTTTCGTGCCCCTGAATTTGTTCACAAGCATCTGAAGCTCAAGCATCCCGACTTGGTCTCTGTTTTGACTTCAAGAGTCGAAGATGATATCTATTTCCAAAATTACATGAAGTATGTTATAGATATATCATACACAACTGAGGAACCACTATATTCTGAAGTGACGGAAAGGTGATGCTTCTTGTCTATTTTCTTTTGGATGCAGTGATCCAGACGCCCCAGGTGGAATACCAGTTATGCAGCGCTCCGTACCTGTAAGAATCCGTGACCTTTTCTGTTTGTTCCTTTTTACTGAGGCTCAACATTTTCTTGTTTGTACGGCTGTGCAATAATGCGATCCTTGTTTAGGGAACTCTTAATATGAACTGCACGATCCAGAGTCTCTCTGTCTTACACGGTATACATCGTGGCAAACTGCTCATTGCTCATAGAATTGCTTCTTCTAGTTTGTTGTTAACCCCAATATACTTTAAAACTGCAGTTTCACTCTCCCTTTGCCCTGACTTTATTATCACGTTATACATACTGCTGGGAGCAACCATActgtttcaaaagaaaaaggaaacaaaaaaaaaatgatcgcCTCCCATTCCACTTTTCCAGTCACCTTAAGTTTACTGCTAACCAATTGTTACTAGAAAAAAAGTACTTCTATTCTGGCGACTCAATAAAGTTGAGATTCTGTTATAAGATTTTCATGTTGCTTCTCTTATTACACCATTTATGTTTTGATTAGAACCCAAATAACCTTTTTCCTCGCATTGctacattcttttttttttcccttaagAATGCTGGCTAAGGGAAAATAATGCATTATATGTTTCATTATTGGTAAGTATAGCAAATAGTGATGTTTCTTAAAATTTTGTGCTTGCAGTTTAACATCTATGTTGATAACCTCACCTTCTTATTTGCAGGATACAATGAAACGAAGACCTGACGAACAAATGTCTGGTGCTTCTCGTGGACGGGTTCCAAATGCCCCACCTGTCCCCGAGTTCTCTCCTTCACCGGTACTAATACCTGTGCCTCATGCTGGGTAGGTTATGTATGCAAGTCAGCTAATGATTCAGTTAAGATATCCAGGCTGTCTAATAATGTTGGGTTATTTTGGTTTTAGCCCATTAGGTCCATTTGTTCCTGCACCTCCAGAAATAGCCATGCAGATGATGCATCAAGGACATCCAGGACCAAATGGTGCTCAGTGCAGGAAGCTCGCGATGCTGGGAATACCCATGTATCCGTCATTTCCTCTTGACCGTCGTCCTCCTCAAAGGTTAGTTCTCTGTTCAACTCTGTTTCATAAGCTCATAACATTTGATTTGCTTATGGTGGTGGGACTAGCAGCCAATTTTTACTCATCTACTTTCTCTCGTATTAGGTAGACAAGGTTCTAAAACATTTATCAGACCGCTTCATGACTATGCAGACTTAGTGTATTTATATATAAGTACCTCGCTGCCACAGTGCCACGTCACTTGAACGCGATGTTTAACTCTTCTCTTCCGTGCTTGCCTATTTTTGCACAGGGAACTATCGACCCCTGAACCTTCCATAGATTATCCACTATGTTCTAGTTTGTCTTGTGGCAACTGATTGCGGGTTTGAAGAATTGTCGTTtattttttccctcttttttttaatgtattttGCTGCTTTACTCTTGTGGAAGCAAAAGAACGTCATCATGAATTGTCTTAACCTCTCCTTTCCTTGGCTATCCCGTAACTTGTGTTGCTAATGCCGATTGCAGTTACAAAGATCTTGACGCTCCTGCAGAAGTAGTTGCTCTTGACTACAGAAGTTTGTAGAGAATTTCCTATTCCACAGGCTGATTGGGTCATAATATTAACTAGTTCATCCAGATATTAAGTATAACTGACATGAGAGGAGGTTACGTTCTGTTACTGAGGCATGACAAAAGTAGGTGACTTTTCGAGGTCTCAAATTTGATGTGTTGTAATGTTCTCGTCCGTTCATATGTTAGGTAGCGAATAAAGAGAATCATTATGCAACAGTTATCTGATACACTCCTGTGTTTGCTGAAATGTGCGAAACAGAAGCAGCTGGTTCGATTTGCTTATATTTACTGCTGTATGTTGGAAAAAActttttgtaataatttattttaatcaTTGGAGCGGATGTGGGCTTTGCACTGCTACAATTGTGCAGTCTATAAGAAAAAGAAGGGTAGTATCTTGGGTCACTCGACCAATTCCTTGTTAAATCAACTATGAGAGACTGAGACATAGGAGAGGGAGCCACTAGTGCAAGTGAAGACACCTACTCATTTCAATGTGTCCTTTCGAGGCTCTTGTTAaattgggattttttttttcttttgtaggaTCCTGGCTATGTTTGATCGGAGGGAATTGGAGAAAATTCATATGTCAGTTTGTgaacttttatatttttatatttcttattttaaaaattggtttcacttcatttagaggtttattaatttctccataatttttataaagttcacaagcataaagtgaacatgttaagaaacaatattgtaattaactttttcatatctaccattattttttctacataaagcatagtataagtaaactaataaaagtggtttcactaattttggagatgtgatggattagttatgaattaatctagttgcagcatatttacacaatcatacatgttacaataactatttcatgagtttatgtatttttaaaatacatatgatcatgtaagaGGACTAACAAAAttcttttcataatttttagattagcaaataattaactatgcatttaactaggtttagtaaatacattttctcatagaaaatatacaactttcttatgagtataaatacttttatcatgtatatcatattacaaggaaaccaaaaaaattgttttacttgatttgaagttcagatgaattagttatcaatttttgcaagattgagctattttttgtttttcttgaacttGAGCAGGCTTTGATAAAAGCAAGCGGTTTTTCATTGAATTTGAgcagttttttttattataaacgAATACTGGAAATGCGGTCAGTTTTTTATGGAATTTGAGTAGTTTTTGGTTCAAATTGAGCTGTTACTAAATAATTGATTCGGTCAGTTTTTACCTCTGTTTACAAATTTTAGCGAATTCTCATCAAATTTTGAGCAATTTGTGTGACATCCGTGAATTTTGAAAAATCGTCGGGTAGCAATTTCTAAATCTCAAACGATTCTTTTTAACTCTGCTCGTAAGTAGTGCGTCTTATGCTTCTATTTTGTAACAACCTCTCTTGATCATTTTTCTTGACGATTACCACGATTGCATTCTAGCTTGGACTACGTGCTTATTGCACGGCACTTGTAGTAATTGCGAAAAAAATAAACTTGTGTTGCTAGTATATTTGTACGCagattttttatagaaaatatTCGAACCCGGCTCGAAATTCATCTGAAAATCCCTTTTAACTTCAACACCACCTCAGACCTCTCTGTTTTGAGTGGGGTCGGTAGGTTTCGATCGAGATATTTTATCGAACACAAGAGACAACTTTTCCAAGATTACTCCACAcgattcttctttcttttttctacgTTTTATTTATTGATTCCTGCACGCGGAGTCCCCTGGCACCGTCGCAAACTCGCAATAGCCgctgaaaataaaaaatcgagGCGGAAAGCAGTTTGGGAAGCGGACCAGAAGCCAACCCAGGCCAGCAGGAACCGGATCCTGACGTCGAGGCCTCAACGTCAGAGATATAATTTTAGGGATTTGTATTAGATACAATTTTAATAAGACACTGTACCGATTTACTGTTCATTATGTTGATAAGTCAGAGGAGACGCTCCGACCTACGCGGATTTGAGTCACGTTTTAAGACTCGTGATGCGTACGGATAATTAGAGTGTGTTTGTAACTAAAAAAATCGTATGAAAGTTTTAAGACTATTCTCAATAAATTTTCTTCGCGAACTACAGCTTTTTTATGAATAAAATTTAATTCACTTCAACGATTTCACTTCGTGATTTTCTTTACTCCAAAATAGATTTCATTGTTCATTGTGTTACTGTAGCAGCATATCTGTCTCCATACCGACTCTGCGTGCAACGCCAGAGAGGTCTACCGTCAGGATCTCGTTCTGGCCAGCCCACAccgaaaaggaaaaggaaaaatccgaaataataataatactaatactaataaataataataaaaaagaaggCGAGCCGGAGACGGCAGCCCTAGCTTTGCTTCAGCCTTGAGCGTCTCCCCCCTTCCCCCTTCCCTTATAAAAGCCGCCCACCGACTCCTCTCCCCAAGCACTTCGCCTCGCCGCCGTTGCCCGCAACCTCTCGACCCCATCGCACCCGATTCGACTCGTCGCCCCCTCCAGATCTCCGCCCGAGGTGAGCATCCGTCCATCCCATCCATGTCTTGTTGCTTGCTCCGCTCGCTTCAACTCCGATTCGATCCGCTCAGTTTGGGTTCGGCCGTTCGGTGGGTGTTGGTCTCTAACGCTTTGCATCTTGTATCGGACTGCCCGATTCGATTTCCCGATCGctgggcggcggcgcgaggggGAGCTATTAGGCGTCGTTCGGGTTTGGTGGTCCGCGTGTCCTTATCTGCGGATCTGGTCGCGATGCTCCTGGTTCATAGGTTCCGGATTTTGGAGTCTATGTTCTGTGCGAGCTAGGGTTTGAGTTGTTTCGTTTGGGATTTGTTTGTGTGTGCGTGGTACACAACCGCCGGATTGGGTTGTGGTGTTTAGgtcggatgatgaaattttcaATCGTGAGTACACACATCGGAAGAGATGCCTTTAAGCAACTGTTTGGGAGGGGTTGGGATCCTAAAAGTTCTTGTAGCATGGGCTTGGATTCGGCTGCTGCTAGCTAAGTGTAGCTTTGTTTGAAGCAATTATCTTGTTTGATGCAGCAACGGAGGTGATTTAGAGGTAGTGGGACTCAATATTTCGATTGACATGAGCTGAGCACTTTGTGTGCATTTGTTTCTTGTTTAGGTATGTCAAATAGGATGCCACGGCTCTTGATTTGGTTATGTATTTCTGGTTTGTTGTCTGTGCTAGAATTGCTGATTTCACAGCTTCTCATCTTAGTATGGAAGGGCATAATTGTCTGCTTACTGGTTTCATATGTACGCTGGTTGTGTTTTGTTTGTCAGTTTCAGTTCCTGAGTTTGTTGGCGTTTTTGTTGATATATTTTGTAGACAGCATATAAATACTTGTGATGAAATCTTCTTGCATGTTGCTATCAATAATGCAACCTACATTAACTATGTACTTTAAACATGGGATGATGGGATGCAATAACTCTTGTTGAATATTTATTGTACAATTACTAGCAAACTATCATCCTATATACACACAGTCATTTAGGACACTGGAACAACAAAAGTTGACTCTAGCTGCTTATTGAAGTATGGAATCATGTAAGCCTGTAAGGGCGCGGTGTCATGTAATGGCCTGGTTGTTTACTTGTTTCTTTGCTAGCCTAGGACCTATATTTGGAGTTAGCTCATATTCTCTCTTAAACTTGAATGTTTTTGTACAGTTCAATTTGATAATTTTGCTTCTTGTAGATGTTGCTCTCTGTGTATCCTTTTAGTAGTTGGTGTTGCGGTTTACTTGGTAAATATGCTATTGTGTGTTGATGCTGTACTATAATCTATTGTTTGTGGATGTTGATTTAGATATGGGTGTTGTATGAAACAATATTTGATAGTTTAACACAGCATTCctctgtactttatgatttacTTTTTCCTGAACAAATTTTGAAATCTTACCCTTGATGAAGAATTACTGACATCTGATCCTTGATTTGTGCTAAACCAGGTAGCAGCATCTGTTTTGCTGCAGTCTTACAAAGTGGAGGGCTTAGGAGTTGCTGTTTCTTTTATGTCTGAACAATCTTCACTTTATTTGGGATTGCTGGGAGAATATTCTCGTGCGACGAGAAAAAGGCACAAGCTTTTGTTACACTGCATGCATCAAGAGCCCATCTGGTTTTCTTGTTGCTCTGAGGGGTCATTTGCTGGTGCTCAAAATTGGCTTGGTTTTCTGCAAGGATCAGCAGCTACTCGTGCTTCTAAATTTTGCCACATCTGATAGCTGCACAAAGCTTGACTCAAGATGGCGCTGCAAAATATTGGTGCATCCAACAGGGATGATGCCTTCTACAGGTACAAGATGCCCAGAATGATAACCAAAATTGAAGGGCGTGGTAATGGCATCAAGACAAATATTGTGAACATGGTCGATATAGCAAAAGCACTTGCCAGGCCAGCTTCCTACACGACAAAGTACTTCGGATGTGAACTTGGGGCACAATCGAAATTTGATGAGAAGACTGGAATTTCGTTGGTTAATGGTGCTCATGACACTGCAAAGCTGGCTGGTCTCCTTGAGGTATTCATCAAGAAGTATGTCCAATGTTACGGATGTGGCAACCCTGAGACTGAGATTCTCATCTCGAAAACCCAGATGTTATCACTGAAATGTGCTGCCTGTGGCTTTGTCTCAGATGTTGACATGAGGGACAAGCTCACAACTTTTATCTTGAAGAACCCACCAGAGCAGAAGAAGGGAGGAAAAGACAAAAAGGCCATGAGAAGAGCTGAGAAGGAGCGACTAAAGGAAGGTGAGGCTGCTGATGAGGAGATGAAGAAACTGAAGAAAGACGCTAAGAAGAAAGGTGCATCTTCCAAGGATTCCACTGTGAAAGGTGCTTCAAAGAAGAAGGCTGTTGCTGCTGGTGGGTCGGATGAGGATCATTCAACCTCACCAACTCGCAGTAGGGACGGTGACAATGCAGCTGCAGATGAGGATGATGGCGATGACGATGTGCAGTGGGAGACTGACACCTCATTGGAGGCTGCAAAACAACGCATGCAGGAGCAACTGAGTGCAGCAACTGCTGAGATGGTTGTGCTGTCCACTGAGGAGCCAGATAAGAAGAAACAGGTGCCCCACAAAGAACACACTGCTAATGGATCAGCAAAAGACCAAGAGAGCTCTGATGACAAACCAACCATCGCTACGGCCACTCCTTACGATGAACTGGTTGGGGACATCAAGGCTAGCTTGGGAAGTGCTGCCACACCATCTCAGCTCAAGGGCGTGCTGGCCACCTCAACCCTGCCTCCACAGGACGTGATGAACGCCCTCTTTGAGGCGCTCTTCAACGGTGTGGGCAAGGGATTTGCAAAGGAGGTCTTGAAGAACATGAAGTACCTCGCTGCTGCTGTGCCTGACGAGGGTGCCCAGACTTCGCTGGTCCAGGCTATTGAGGTGTTCTGCGGCAAGTGCAGCCCTGAGGCCCTGAAGGAGGTCCCAGTCGTCCTGAAAGCCCTCTACGACGGAGATGTCCTCGAGGAGGAAACCATTGTGCAGTGGTACAATGCGGCCGTGGGTGCTGGCAAGAACTCCCAGGTTCTGAAGAATGCCAAGCCGTTCGTGGAGTGGCTCCAGATCGCCGATTCCGAGTCCGAGGAGGAGTGAGAGCCGACGCTTCGAAACTACCATTTAATAAGCTACGTACTATGTCTTTTGCTTATCAAGTGTCCTACGAGTTGTCATGTGTCGGTTTTGTGGTGCCTGTCTCGCGTCTGTTGGTTTTCTGATACAGTACTGTGTCCCTGTGTGGTGTCTGTTGTATGGTACTATTTGTGTGCTGTGACTATTGGATTGTGTTATTTACTTACTCTATAAGCTGCTAAGGTGCATGTTTGGAGATTGTGTTACTTTGGAGTTGTGAGTTGCAGCAACCCTCGTTTTTACCTCTTTAAGCGTTTTCAATAGTTGAATCATGAATGACTATCATGTTTGCCAGTTGAAATTATCAGTCTGGCAAGTACCGTTTTAAAGCCAAAATGAACTGTTTTTCTTCTGCTATGGGTTTAATGATTGGGACCTTTAGCCTGGAGCGGTACAGTTGTATGAATATAcgtatgaattttttttgttggtccTGTTCAAGGGGAGTTCTGATTATTGAAAAAACCTGCTTCGTATAAGTATATATTGAATCTGTGAATAAAGTTTGTTGAATCTGAACTGTTTATCTCTTGATTTTGAATAGTCTGGGGAAGTACCTATCATTCCTTTCTAAACTGTCCTTTGATAGGTTGGCGTAGAATGCTTCTACCTTTTACAAAATTGAATGGACCACTTCCTATTCCTAGTTTATATATGTCTATGGTTGATGCCATTTCGATGGGGCTCTTATATGTAAGTTGCATGCAGCTCTGAACTAGAGCAAGATGTCTTTGGCCAATGGCCACTTGATCTTGATTTTTTGTAACAACCATTCCCATCTTCAATTCTTTTTGCATCATGCATTCTGCTGTTTTGTTCATTTTGGTTATGAAAGTAGTTCTGTTTCGCAAAATCTTCCGAGTAAATTAACAGACCCATTTTTTACCCACACAagaaagctttttttttttgtggcgaATAAACATGAACCCAACGGAAAACACTACTAAGGTTCATATCTGTTGAAGAGCAAACATCAAAGTCCAGGTATTCACATATCTGATAACCCTAGCATAATAAGGGCAATCAGTTGATTAGTTCAGGCTAGTGTGCCATTGATCACTGCAGTCTGCCGTTTCAGTTGCTTTATTACGATTCACCTGTTCTTACATACTGCTAAATGGCCTTACTACCCCTCATGTCATGTCATATTTAGCTTGGCCTATTggaatacaagacaaatatacaCCATTGAGATAACCACCAAACTACAATATAAAATATTAGTAACAAATGAAACAAACAAAAGCTACCGTGGAAACTATATTGCATGGAATCAAACACTACTACATGCAAATCATCGATGTAACCAAGaaaagaaattcagaaaaaaaaggatCTTAAGCACATGAATCCCACATGGAGAATCCTAAATCCACATTTCCCCTAAAGATAGTCCCAATATCCCACGAATTCCAGACAAACAAGTAAAAGAAGGGGGAAATCAATCAAACAAGCTAAACTCTAATAGGCCTTCAAATATACAATAAGATCACACGATTACTAATGTTCTTAAATTTCAagggtttaatttttttttaaacccaAGTGACAACTAACAAGACAAAATGAccatgaaaaggaaaaaaaatat
Coding sequences:
- the LOC133918366 gene encoding eukaryotic translation initiation factor 5-like — translated: MALQNIGASNRDDAFYRYKMPRMITKIEGRGNGIKTNIVNMVDIAKALARPASYTTKYFGCELGAQSKFDEKTGISLVNGAHDTAKLAGLLEVFIKKYVQCYGCGNPETEILISKTQMLSLKCAACGFVSDVDMRDKLTTFILKNPPEQKKGGKDKKAMRRAEKERLKEGEAADEEMKKLKKDAKKKGASSKDSTVKGASKKKAVAAGGSDEDHSTSPTRSRDGDNAAADEDDGDDDVQWETDTSLEAAKQRMQEQLSAATAEMVVLSTEEPDKKKQVPHKEHTANGSAKDQESSDDKPTIATATPYDELVGDIKASLGSAATPSQLKGVLATSTLPPQDVMNALFEALFNGVGKGFAKEVLKNMKYLAAAVPDEGAQTSLVQAIEVFCGKCSPEALKEVPVVLKALYDGDVLEEETIVQWYNAAVGAGKNSQVLKNAKPFVEWLQIADSESEEE
- the LOC133917363 gene encoding serrate RNA effector molecule-like, coding for MTYKHFTQALEDDVSPAQAAGRYREYRTEYITTQKRAYFDLNKNEDWLKDMYHPTNLLSVIERRNDFCKTVAKNLILDLRTGTLDLGPGVIAGAASQSGNGNDGSFEDDADYGEKKRMHGRGPRKEIEPFSTAPKAHPVSSQYRRVQTDINQTLALVKKLDSEKGIVGNILSTDDKPNVDKSHVLSMGPIVFVRGLNIVKGLEGVELLDTLLTYLWRVHGVDYYGMSEMKYAKGFRHVRAENKSTSMSNIDAADWEKKLDSFWEDRLMSGEDPLVVLTAKDKIDAATVEVLEPYVRKVRDEKYVWTFGCGAKGCAKLFRAPEFVHKHLKLKHPDLVSVLTSRVEDDIYFQNYMNDPDAPGGIPVMQRSVPDTMKRRPDEQMSGASRGRVPNAPPVPEFSPSPVLIPVPHAGPLGPFVPAPPEIAMQMMHQGHPGPNGAQCRKLAMLGIPMYPSFPLDRRPPQSYKDLDAPAEVVALDYRSL